The proteins below are encoded in one region of Segatella copri:
- a CDS encoding diaminopimelate dehydrogenase encodes MKKFRAAVVGYGNIGKFTVEALEAAPDFEIAGIVRRQGAKDKPAELANYEVVDDITKLKDVDVAILATPTRSCPEYAEKIVALGINTVDSFDIHTSILDYRTKQMENCKKAGKVSVISAGWDPGSDSIVRVLMESLAPKGLTYTNFGPGMSMGHSVCVRGKKGVKEALSVTIPLGEGIHRRMVYVELEEGAKLEDVTAEIKADPYFAHDETHVFAVASVDDVKDMGHGVNLVRKGVSGKTQNQRFEFNMSINNPALTAQVLVNVARASFRLQPGCYTMPEIPVIDMLPGTREEVVATLV; translated from the coding sequence ATGAAGAAATTTAGAGCAGCCGTAGTAGGATACGGCAACATCGGTAAGTTTACTGTTGAGGCACTCGAAGCAGCTCCTGACTTTGAGATTGCAGGTATTGTACGTCGCCAGGGTGCCAAGGACAAACCAGCTGAGTTGGCAAACTATGAAGTAGTAGATGACATCACCAAGTTGAAGGATGTAGATGTTGCTATCCTCGCAACCCCTACCCGCTCTTGCCCTGAGTATGCAGAGAAGATCGTTGCCCTCGGTATCAATACCGTAGACAGCTTCGATATCCACACCAGCATCCTCGACTACCGTACCAAGCAGATGGAAAACTGCAAGAAGGCTGGCAAGGTAAGCGTTATCTCTGCTGGTTGGGACCCAGGTTCTGATTCTATCGTACGTGTTCTGATGGAGAGCCTTGCACCTAAGGGCTTGACATACACCAACTTCGGTCCTGGTATGAGTATGGGTCACTCAGTTTGTGTTCGTGGCAAGAAGGGCGTAAAGGAAGCGCTCTCTGTAACTATCCCATTGGGTGAGGGTATCCACCGTCGTATGGTATACGTAGAGTTGGAAGAAGGTGCCAAGCTTGAGGATGTAACAGCCGAAATCAAGGCCGATCCATACTTCGCTCACGATGAGACCCACGTATTCGCCGTAGCATCTGTAGATGATGTAAAGGATATGGGTCATGGTGTGAACCTCGTTCGCAAGGGTGTATCTGGCAAGACCCAGAACCAGCGCTTCGAGTTCAACATGAGCATCAACAACCCAGCCCTCACAGCTCAGGTATTGGTTAACGTGGCTCGCGCTTCATTCCGTCTCCAGCCAGGTTGCTACACCATGCCAGAGATTCCTGTCATCGACATGTTGCCAGGTACCCGTGAGGAAGTCGTTGCAACACTCGTATAA
- the nadB gene encoding L-aspartate oxidase, whose amino-acid sequence MVYKYDFLIIGSGVAGMSYALKVARAHKGKVCMICKTSLDEANTSFAQGGVASVTNLEVDNFDKHIQDTMIAGDYISDYKAVKQVVTMAPEQIKELVQWGVNFDKQQDGKFDLHREGGHSEFRILHHADDTGAEIQRGLMEAVRNCPDIDIKENHFAVEIITQHHLGARVTRRTPYINCYGAYVLNPDTQKVDTYLSKVTVMCTGGCGAVYQTTTNPVIATGDGEAMVYRAKGTVADMEFVQFHPTALYHPGETHPAFLITEAMRGYGGILRLPNGESFMEKYDKRLSLAPRDIVARAIDKEMKIHGLDHVCLDVTHKNPEETKRHFPNIYAKCLSIGIDITKEYIPVRPAAHYMCGGIKVDLNGCSSINRLYALGECSCTGLHGGNRLASNSLIEAVVYAETAAKHSIEHVDEYDFNEKVPAWNDEGTLTNEEKVLITQSVKEVGECMSNYVGIVRSDIRLKRAWDRLDLLYEETENLFKRVKVSKELCELRNMINVGYLITRMAIERKESRGLHYTIDYPVHAYDKK is encoded by the coding sequence ATGGTTTATAAGTATGATTTTCTGATTATCGGCTCAGGAGTTGCCGGTATGAGTTACGCCCTGAAAGTAGCCAGAGCGCATAAAGGTAAGGTGTGTATGATTTGCAAGACCTCGCTCGACGAGGCTAACACGTCATTCGCACAAGGTGGTGTGGCGTCAGTTACCAACTTGGAAGTGGATAACTTCGACAAGCACATACAGGATACTATGATTGCTGGTGATTATATCAGCGATTATAAAGCAGTGAAGCAGGTTGTCACCATGGCACCGGAGCAGATCAAGGAGCTCGTGCAGTGGGGCGTCAACTTCGATAAGCAGCAGGACGGTAAGTTCGACCTACACCGTGAGGGCGGTCACAGCGAGTTCCGCATCCTTCATCATGCAGATGATACGGGTGCAGAAATCCAGCGCGGTCTGATGGAGGCTGTGCGCAACTGTCCGGATATCGATATCAAGGAAAATCATTTCGCCGTGGAGATTATCACTCAGCACCACTTGGGTGCCCGTGTTACCCGCCGCACTCCTTATATCAACTGTTACGGTGCATACGTATTGAATCCTGATACCCAGAAGGTAGATACCTATCTGAGTAAGGTTACCGTGATGTGTACCGGTGGATGTGGTGCCGTTTATCAGACTACCACCAACCCTGTGATTGCCACTGGCGATGGTGAGGCGATGGTATACCGTGCCAAGGGAACTGTAGCCGACATGGAGTTTGTCCAGTTCCACCCAACCGCTCTTTATCATCCGGGCGAAACCCATCCTGCCTTCCTCATCACCGAGGCTATGCGTGGTTATGGCGGCATCTTGCGTCTGCCTAACGGCGAGAGCTTCATGGAGAAATATGATAAGCGATTGAGTCTGGCTCCTCGTGACATCGTGGCTCGTGCCATCGATAAGGAGATGAAGATTCACGGATTGGATCATGTCTGTCTCGATGTAACCCATAAGAATCCAGAGGAGACCAAGCGTCACTTCCCTAATATCTACGCCAAGTGTCTGAGCATCGGCATCGACATCACCAAGGAGTATATCCCTGTTCGTCCTGCCGCTCACTATATGTGTGGTGGTATCAAGGTTGATTTGAACGGCTGTTCAAGCATTAACCGTCTCTATGCTCTGGGCGAGTGTTCATGCACCGGTCTGCATGGCGGTAACCGTCTTGCCAGCAACTCGCTCATCGAGGCTGTGGTTTATGCCGAGACTGCTGCCAAGCACAGTATTGAACATGTAGATGAGTACGACTTCAATGAGAAGGTACCAGCATGGAATGATGAAGGTACTTTGACCAACGAAGAGAAGGTGCTGATTACACAGAGCGTGAAAGAGGTGGGCGAATGCATGAGCAACTATGTAGGCATCGTGCGCAGCGATATCCGTCTGAAGCGAGCATGGGACCGCCTCGATCTTCTCTACGAAGAGACAGAAAATCTCTTCAAGCGTGTAAAGGTAAGCAAGGAACTCTGCGAGCTCCGCAACATGATTAACGTGGGTTATCTCATCACCCGCATGGCGATAGAACGCAAGGAGAGCCGTGGTCTCCACTATACCATCGACTATCCTGTTCATGCTTACGACAAGAAGTAA
- the sprA gene encoding cell surface protein SprA — protein sequence MKQKQRFISFLLAWLMVATFGYAIALPQLQDDKKKNHISTVQPVQLDEDTIPDSLLHTRWQIQRTQPYSLSDLYQSPLDLKRPDNLQYQVVYNDTLDRYIIGNRMGSTWLSAPIMLTPKEYLAWTEQQQRNSYFRKQNDEIFQAKGKEKFDFSDMHFDLGPAEKIFGPGGIRVKTQGSAELKFGINKKSIDNPSLPIRNRKTTMMDFDEKINLNVNGKVGDKVNMNLNYNTDATFDFDAQNMKLKYDGKEDEIIKLVEAGNVSFPSNSSLIKGASSLFGVRTDMQFGKLKLQMVASQKKSASKSVSTRGGVQLTPFELNVADYEENRHFFLSQYFRNHYDAWMQKLPNLTTGITINRVEVWVTNKTGNTTNTRNIVALTDLGENQKLSNPMWAASGQVPSNQANTEYAAMTGQYAAARDIDQAATTLDGGGLVGGADYEKLESARLLNSSEYTVNTALGYISLKTSLQTDQVLAVAYEYTSGGVTYQVGEFASDLSDTKQALFVKSLKNTSNNPRQGNWGLMMKNVYYLASTVEKEKFRLDVKYQSDTTGVYLSYIPEQQVKEQPIIRVLGADRLDNNNKAHSNGYFDYVEGYTISNGRVFIPKVEPFGSYMRDYLVKRGVAADKAEKYAFTELYDSTKTVAKQIAEKNKYQIVGQFKGSAANVISLDAYNVPQGSVVVTAGGVTLKEGTDYSVDYSAGEVTILNQSIIDAGTAVNVSLESNTDFGQTRKTMFGLNWEYDFTKNFQLSGTIQHLSEQALTTKVSMGSEPLKNTLWGINLNWRKESQWLTNVLDKIPFLHLTQPSQISFTGEFAQLIAGEAGGTQDNASYIDDFEGTKTTIDVTTPTSWFISSVPSLNFKDDYSDKTGLSSGFHRSRLAWYTIDPLFTRRGSSLTPGHIKGDLKQLSNHYVREVYTKELFPLRDQSSYQGATNTLNVLNLAYYPSEPGPYNFNVTDLQADGTLQNPQRNWGGMMRKLDTNDFEQANIEYIEFWMLDPFIYSREEADAADYGGDFYINLGEVSEDILRDGKKFYESGMPVDGSKSYTYTQWGKIPTQSTVTYAFATTSGSRALQDVGFNGLTDAEEQEFYKSAYLDQIQGKVNQAVFDSIFADPARDDYHYFRGSDWDEMRAPILQRYKYINNPQGNSPDSDSRSESYDTSYKSTPDVEDINQDYTLNEYEKYFQYRVSIRPEDLVVGNNHIVDKREYSQTWRDNTKSTVTWYQFRIPIDEFESRQGNINDFSSIRFMRMFLTGFKKPIVLRFGTFNLVMGKWRTYDQPLGAASGGTLDASSVSLEENGEKTPVNYVLPPGIKREQDPSQPQLVEANEQALSLVVKNMSTGEAKAVYKNSTLDLRQYKRIQMFAHANALEQNTTRLQDGDLSVFIRLGSDYKNNYYEYEIPLKLTEPRSNYNRYVLADCKAVWPEENMLDVPLSVFTALKKNRNKAKAQGVASYLAPYSMMDAEHPQNKITIVGNPSLGEVKTMMLGVRNNSADIKSGEVWINELRLKEHNNSGGWAANANLNVQLSDLGSVNATGRYISEGFGGLEDGVASRTTDNYGTYSVTTSLEMGKFFPDKAKVSIPLYYSVTKEKTTPKYNPLDTDMELKDALDAAGSKHERDSIENIAATKITQTNFSISNARVGIATKRHPMPYDPANFSFTYSHQHQYTTGETTMYERKDNWRGALDYSWSPVYKAWEPFKGLKNKSKWLDILKRFGLNWLPQNIAFNTEMTRDYYELQERDMETLMSGAAGVDSKLPLTFSEQFLWNREFSINWDLTKNLHMNFQSATHAQIEEPYTPVNKDLYADQYHAWKDSVWTSIRHWGAPLDYSQTFQASYRLPLNLLPVFDWVNSDASYNANYSWERGTEDEEGNSYGNTINTQRELTLNGNFNLVKLYNHVPFLKKVNDKFDRTQSRAQMQRKKQEKKKKKQEEKEQAADPKKALPKNKRAFEREITLLPDTTFKIRHGKNTKRLIVNAKTEDGKVFSLKYKKVDNNQIRIISKVDTAMKVKLSVLAKEPLDDKKWYKGLQLASRLAMMVRNVSINYRSSYQLTLPGFLPSVGDAFGQKKVGQMAPGLDFAFGMVGDDYIEKARNNDWLLCNDSIATPATTSRTDNLTLRATLEPIKDFKIDLSATRTKTTQKSIQYMYEGTPTTQSGAFQMTTISLGSAFEGMGNANSGYRSKTFEKFVNLLAVFRDRVEAQYAGTVYPTGSALAGGKFDASRTPVNQYSSDVMIPAFLKAYTSMGGNSLSVFPALSRMLPNWTIRYSGLGRLPWFNEHFKSVNINHSYKSVFAVGSYNSYSTFQEYMNGLGFVSDATTGNPSPSSMFNISQVSINESFSPLLGMDVTFNNNMTVKAEYRQTRVLNLSMTSVQLNEALSKDWVIGMGYRINNFDVFGWGAKASRSKSKGGNKNAANKNASTTKTVQNGTNHDLNLRLDFSFRKQAAIVRDIASMVSSASSGNNALKLSFSADYTFSKLLTMSFYYDRQTNTPLLSSSSYPTTTQDFGLSIKFSLTR from the coding sequence ATGAAACAGAAGCAAAGATTCATATCTTTTCTATTGGCTTGGCTGATGGTGGCAACCTTCGGCTATGCGATAGCTTTGCCTCAACTTCAGGACGATAAAAAGAAAAACCATATCAGCACAGTCCAGCCCGTGCAGCTCGATGAAGATACCATTCCCGATTCGCTGCTGCATACCCGCTGGCAGATTCAGCGCACCCAACCTTACTCCCTGAGCGACCTCTATCAGAGTCCGCTCGACCTGAAACGTCCTGATAATCTGCAATATCAGGTAGTCTACAACGATACCCTCGACCGCTATATCATCGGCAACCGCATGGGCTCAACCTGGCTTTCGGCTCCTATCATGCTCACTCCGAAAGAGTATCTTGCATGGACCGAACAGCAGCAGCGCAACAGCTACTTCCGCAAGCAGAACGATGAAATCTTCCAGGCAAAAGGCAAGGAGAAGTTCGATTTCTCAGATATGCACTTCGACTTGGGACCTGCAGAGAAAATCTTCGGTCCTGGTGGCATCAGAGTGAAGACACAGGGTTCTGCCGAACTTAAGTTCGGTATCAACAAGAAGAGCATCGACAATCCTTCGTTGCCTATCCGCAACCGAAAGACGACGATGATGGATTTTGATGAGAAAATCAATCTCAATGTCAACGGAAAGGTGGGCGATAAGGTGAACATGAACCTGAATTACAACACCGATGCCACCTTCGATTTCGATGCACAGAACATGAAACTGAAGTACGACGGCAAGGAAGATGAAATCATCAAACTCGTTGAGGCGGGCAACGTCTCCTTCCCTTCCAACTCTTCGCTCATCAAAGGCGCCAGCAGTCTGTTTGGTGTTAGAACCGATATGCAGTTTGGCAAACTCAAGCTGCAGATGGTGGCTTCGCAGAAGAAGAGTGCATCGAAGAGCGTATCTACCAGGGGCGGTGTGCAGCTCACCCCTTTCGAACTGAATGTAGCCGATTATGAGGAGAACCGCCACTTCTTCCTCTCCCAGTATTTCAGAAATCATTATGATGCCTGGATGCAGAAACTTCCTAATCTCACCACGGGCATCACCATTAACCGTGTGGAGGTGTGGGTTACCAACAAAACCGGCAATACCACCAATACCCGAAACATCGTAGCCCTGACCGACCTGGGCGAGAACCAGAAACTGAGCAACCCGATGTGGGCAGCGAGCGGACAGGTGCCTTCTAACCAGGCGAATACAGAGTATGCGGCGATGACAGGGCAGTATGCTGCTGCCCGTGACATCGACCAGGCAGCAACCACTCTCGATGGAGGCGGACTGGTTGGCGGAGCCGATTATGAGAAGCTGGAGAGTGCCCGCCTGCTCAATTCTTCAGAGTATACGGTCAATACTGCATTGGGTTATATCTCATTGAAAACCAGTCTGCAGACCGACCAGGTACTTGCCGTAGCCTATGAGTATACATCGGGAGGCGTTACCTATCAGGTGGGCGAGTTTGCATCCGATCTCAGCGATACCAAACAGGCACTCTTCGTGAAATCGCTCAAGAATACCAGTAACAATCCGCGACAGGGCAACTGGGGGTTGATGATGAAGAACGTTTATTATCTGGCTTCTACCGTAGAGAAGGAGAAGTTCCGCCTGGATGTAAAATACCAGAGCGATACCACCGGCGTATATCTCAGTTATATCCCTGAACAGCAGGTGAAGGAGCAGCCAATCATCCGTGTGCTGGGCGCCGACCGTCTGGATAACAACAACAAGGCACACAGCAATGGATATTTCGATTATGTAGAAGGCTATACCATCTCTAATGGACGCGTGTTCATTCCGAAGGTAGAGCCTTTCGGCAGTTATATGCGTGATTATCTGGTCAAGCGGGGCGTGGCTGCCGACAAGGCTGAAAAGTATGCCTTTACCGAACTCTATGACAGTACGAAGACCGTAGCCAAGCAGATAGCCGAAAAGAACAAGTATCAGATTGTGGGACAGTTCAAGGGCTCTGCAGCCAATGTCATCTCGCTCGATGCCTACAATGTGCCACAGGGCTCGGTGGTCGTTACGGCAGGCGGTGTCACCCTGAAAGAGGGCACCGACTATTCGGTAGATTACAGTGCCGGTGAGGTGACCATCCTGAACCAGAGCATCATCGATGCCGGTACGGCTGTCAACGTTTCTCTGGAGAGTAATACCGATTTCGGACAAACCCGAAAAACGATGTTCGGACTGAACTGGGAGTATGATTTTACCAAGAACTTCCAGTTGAGCGGTACTATCCAGCACCTCTCCGAACAGGCGCTTACCACCAAGGTATCCATGGGCTCCGAACCGCTGAAGAACACCCTTTGGGGCATCAATCTCAACTGGCGCAAGGAGAGTCAGTGGCTCACCAATGTGCTTGACAAGATACCATTCCTGCACCTCACCCAGCCATCGCAGATATCCTTTACAGGAGAATTTGCCCAGCTCATTGCCGGTGAGGCAGGCGGCACACAGGACAATGCATCTTATATCGATGACTTCGAGGGTACGAAGACTACCATCGATGTAACGACTCCTACCTCCTGGTTTATATCCAGTGTGCCTTCGCTCAATTTCAAGGACGATTACAGCGACAAGACCGGTCTGAGCAGCGGTTTCCACCGTTCGCGCCTAGCCTGGTATACCATCGATCCGCTGTTCACCCGCCGTGGAAGTTCGCTCACTCCGGGACATATCAAGGGCGACCTCAAGCAGTTGAGTAACCATTATGTCCGCGAGGTCTATACCAAGGAACTCTTCCCATTGCGCGACCAAAGCAGTTATCAGGGCGCTACCAATACCCTGAATGTACTCAATCTGGCTTACTATCCAAGCGAGCCGGGACCATACAACTTCAATGTAACAGATTTGCAGGCAGACGGAACCCTGCAGAATCCGCAGCGCAACTGGGGCGGAATGATGCGTAAGCTGGATACCAACGATTTCGAGCAGGCAAACATCGAATACATCGAGTTCTGGATGCTCGATCCGTTTATCTATTCCCGCGAAGAGGCTGATGCTGCCGATTATGGGGGCGATTTCTACATCAACCTGGGCGAGGTGAGCGAGGATATCCTGCGTGATGGCAAGAAATTCTATGAGAGTGGCATGCCGGTAGATGGCAGCAAGAGCTACACCTATACCCAGTGGGGTAAGATTCCTACCCAGAGCACCGTGACCTATGCCTTTGCTACCACCAGTGGCAGCAGAGCCTTGCAGGATGTGGGTTTCAACGGACTGACCGATGCCGAGGAGCAGGAATTCTACAAGAGTGCTTATCTCGACCAGATTCAGGGCAAGGTGAACCAGGCGGTATTCGACAGCATCTTTGCCGATCCGGCACGTGATGACTACCACTATTTCCGCGGTTCCGACTGGGATGAGATGCGTGCTCCTATCTTGCAGCGATATAAGTATATCAACAATCCTCAGGGCAACTCGCCTGACAGCGACAGCCGTTCTGAGAGCTATGATACTTCTTATAAGTCAACGCCGGATGTCGAGGATATCAACCAGGATTATACCCTCAACGAATATGAGAAATACTTCCAGTACCGTGTCAGCATCCGTCCGGAAGATCTCGTGGTGGGTAACAATCATATCGTAGATAAGCGTGAATACAGCCAGACCTGGCGTGATAATACCAAGTCTACCGTTACCTGGTATCAGTTCCGCATACCTATCGATGAGTTTGAGAGCCGTCAGGGCAACATCAACGACTTCTCCAGCATCCGCTTCATGCGTATGTTCCTCACCGGTTTCAAGAAACCTATCGTGCTGCGTTTCGGTACCTTCAACCTCGTGATGGGCAAGTGGCGTACCTATGATCAGCCGCTCGGCGCAGCCAGTGGCGGAACCCTCGACGCAAGCAGCGTGAGTCTGGAAGAGAACGGCGAGAAGACACCGGTCAACTATGTATTGCCTCCGGGTATCAAGCGCGAACAGGATCCTAGTCAGCCTCAGTTGGTTGAGGCTAACGAGCAGGCGTTGAGTCTGGTGGTCAAGAATATGAGCACAGGTGAGGCGAAGGCGGTTTACAAGAATTCTACCCTTGATCTGCGCCAGTACAAGCGCATCCAGATGTTTGCCCATGCCAATGCATTGGAGCAGAATACCACCCGTCTGCAGGATGGTGATCTCTCAGTCTTCATCCGTCTGGGTAGCGATTACAAGAACAATTACTACGAGTATGAAATCCCGCTGAAACTCACCGAGCCACGCTCCAACTACAACCGCTATGTGCTTGCCGACTGTAAGGCGGTATGGCCTGAGGAGAATATGCTCGATGTGCCGCTGAGTGTCTTTACGGCATTGAAGAAAAACCGTAACAAGGCGAAGGCACAGGGTGTGGCTTCTTATCTCGCTCCTTATTCCATGATGGATGCAGAACATCCGCAGAACAAGATTACCATCGTGGGTAATCCGAGTCTCGGCGAAGTGAAGACCATGATGCTGGGTGTGAGAAACAATTCTGCCGACATCAAGAGCGGTGAGGTATGGATAAACGAACTCCGACTCAAGGAACACAATAATTCGGGTGGTTGGGCAGCCAATGCCAACCTCAACGTACAACTCTCCGATCTGGGTAGCGTGAATGCCACCGGCAGATACATCAGCGAGGGATTCGGCGGTCTGGAAGATGGCGTGGCAAGTCGCACCACCGATAATTACGGTACCTACAGTGTGACCACATCGCTCGAAATGGGTAAGTTCTTCCCTGACAAGGCGAAGGTGAGCATACCTTTATATTATAGTGTTACCAAGGAGAAGACCACTCCTAAGTATAATCCGCTGGATACCGATATGGAGTTGAAGGATGCCCTCGATGCTGCCGGCTCCAAGCATGAGCGCGATTCTATCGAGAATATCGCTGCCACCAAGATTACGCAGACCAACTTCTCCATCTCGAATGCCCGGGTGGGTATCGCTACCAAGCGCCATCCGATGCCATACGATCCTGCCAACTTCTCATTCACCTACAGTCATCAGCATCAGTATACTACGGGTGAAACGACGATGTATGAGCGAAAGGATAACTGGCGCGGAGCCCTGGATTATTCGTGGAGCCCGGTTTATAAGGCTTGGGAACCATTCAAGGGACTGAAGAACAAGAGTAAGTGGCTCGACATACTGAAACGTTTCGGACTGAACTGGCTGCCGCAGAACATAGCCTTTAATACCGAGATGACGCGCGACTACTACGAGTTGCAGGAGCGCGATATGGAAACCCTGATGAGTGGAGCTGCCGGAGTAGACTCCAAGTTGCCGCTCACCTTCAGTGAGCAGTTCCTCTGGAACCGTGAGTTCTCCATCAACTGGGATTTGACCAAGAACCTGCACATGAACTTCCAGAGTGCTACCCATGCACAGATAGAGGAACCATATACACCGGTCAACAAGGATCTTTATGCCGACCAGTATCATGCCTGGAAGGATTCCGTATGGACCAGCATCCGCCACTGGGGTGCACCGCTCGACTATAGTCAGACTTTCCAGGCATCCTACAGGTTGCCTCTCAATCTGCTGCCTGTCTTCGACTGGGTGAACAGCGATGCCTCTTACAATGCCAACTATTCTTGGGAGCGCGGTACAGAGGATGAGGAGGGCAACTCGTATGGAAATACCATCAATACCCAGCGCGAACTGACATTGAACGGTAACTTTAACCTGGTGAAACTCTACAACCATGTGCCTTTCCTGAAGAAGGTAAACGATAAGTTTGACCGTACCCAGAGTAGGGCACAGATGCAGCGCAAGAAGCAGGAAAAAAAGAAAAAAAAGCAGGAAGAAAAGGAACAGGCGGCTGATCCGAAGAAGGCGCTGCCTAAGAACAAGCGTGCCTTCGAACGGGAAATCACCCTCCTGCCTGATACTACATTCAAGATACGCCACGGCAAGAATACCAAGCGACTGATTGTGAATGCCAAGACGGAAGACGGCAAGGTATTCTCGCTTAAATATAAAAAGGTGGATAATAACCAGATCAGAATCATCTCAAAGGTAGATACTGCCATGAAGGTGAAACTCTCCGTACTGGCTAAGGAACCGCTTGATGATAAGAAATGGTATAAGGGATTGCAGTTGGCTAGTCGCCTGGCAATGATGGTGCGCAACGTAAGCATCAACTATCGCAGCAGCTATCAGCTCACCCTGCCGGGCTTCTTGCCTAGTGTGGGTGATGCCTTCGGACAGAAGAAGGTGGGACAGATGGCACCGGGTCTTGACTTTGCCTTCGGTATGGTTGGCGACGATTATATCGAGAAGGCTAGAAACAACGACTGGCTGCTCTGCAACGACAGTATCGCAACACCTGCTACTACCAGCAGAACGGATAATCTTACGTTGCGTGCCACCCTGGAGCCTATCAAAGATTTCAAGATTGATCTCTCAGCCACACGTACCAAGACCACGCAGAAGAGCATACAGTATATGTATGAAGGAACGCCAACTACCCAGAGTGGAGCCTTCCAGATGACTACCATCTCGCTGGGGTCGGCTTTCGAGGGAATGGGCAATGCCAATTCGGGTTATCGCAGCAAGACCTTCGAGAAGTTTGTCAACTTGCTGGCTGTTTTCAGAGATAGGGTAGAGGCGCAGTATGCAGGTACCGTTTATCCGACAGGTTCGGCTCTGGCTGGCGGCAAGTTTGATGCTTCCCGCACGCCGGTCAACCAGTATAGCAGCGATGTCATGATTCCTGCCTTCCTCAAGGCTTATACCTCGATGGGTGGCAATTCGCTTTCGGTATTCCCGGCATTGAGCCGGATGTTGCCAAACTGGACCATCCGTTACAGCGGACTGGGACGTCTGCCTTGGTTCAACGAGCACTTCAAGAGTGTCAACATCAACCACTCTTACAAAAGCGTCTTTGCGGTTGGCAGCTACAACAGTTACAGCACCTTCCAGGAGTATATGAACGGTCTCGGCTTCGTGAGTGATGCCACTACGGGCAATCCATCTCCAAGTAGCATGTTCAACATTTCGCAGGTAAGTATCAACGAGTCGTTCTCGCCATTATTGGGTATGGATGTCACATTCAACAATAATATGACGGTGAAGGCAGAATATCGCCAGACCCGTGTATTGAACCTCAGTATGACGAGTGTGCAGCTGAACGAGGCATTGAGTAAGGACTGGGTAATCGGTATGGGTTACCGCATCAACAACTTCGATGTTTTCGGTTGGGGCGCCAAGGCCTCCCGTTCCAAGTCGAAGGGCGGCAACAAGAATGCAGCCAATAAGAATGCGTCGACCACCAAGACGGTTCAGAATGGTACCAACCATGACCTGAATCTACGTCTTGACTTCAGTTTCCGCAAGCAGGCAGCCATCGTTCGTGATATTGCCTCAATGGTAAGCAGTGCCAGCAGCGGCAACAATGCTCTGAAACTGAGTTTCTCTGCCGATTATACCTTCAGCAAACTCCTTACCATGAGTTTCTATTATGACCGTCAGACCAACACCCCGCTCCTGTCGAGCAGCAGTTATCCTACCACCACACAGGATTTCGGCCTGAGCATCAAGTTCTCGCTGACGAGATAA
- the ruvA gene encoding Holliday junction branch migration protein RuvA translates to MIEYIHGDLTELTPALAIVETAGVGYGLNISLNTYTAIQGKQEVKLYVHEVLVAGGRDDSFTLFGFATKQERELYRLLITVSGVGGNTARMILSSLSPRELCEIISTGNDKMLKTVKGIGLKTAQRIIIDLKDKIVSLGIADELPASGGNVVMVNNDVKDEAVSALTMLGFSPAPSAKVVVDILKAQPDLPVEQVVKLALKQIK, encoded by the coding sequence ATGATAGAATATATTCATGGCGATCTGACAGAGCTGACACCTGCACTGGCTATTGTTGAGACTGCGGGGGTGGGCTACGGACTCAATATATCGCTCAATACATATACTGCCATTCAGGGCAAACAGGAAGTGAAACTCTATGTTCACGAAGTGCTGGTGGCTGGTGGAAGAGATGACTCTTTCACCCTTTTCGGCTTTGCTACCAAACAGGAACGTGAACTCTACCGCCTCCTCATCACCGTTTCAGGAGTAGGCGGAAATACGGCCCGTATGATTCTCTCTTCACTCTCGCCACGCGAACTCTGCGAAATCATCTCTACTGGTAACGACAAGATGCTGAAAACCGTGAAGGGTATCGGACTGAAGACTGCACAGCGAATCATCATCGACTTGAAAGATAAAATCGTGAGCCTCGGCATTGCTGACGAACTGCCAGCCAGCGGAGGTAATGTGGTGATGGTAAACAATGACGTAAAGGATGAGGCGGTAAGCGCCCTCACCATGCTCGGCTTCTCGCCGGCACCATCTGCCAAGGTAGTAGTAGATATCCTCAAGGCACAGCCTGATCTCCCGGTAGAACAGGTTGTGAAACTGGCATTGAAGCAAATCAAATAA